A genomic window from bacterium includes:
- a CDS encoding HU family DNA-binding protein, which translates to MLTKTEMLNKLVEVTGMKKKEVQEFLDAQNTLLYKVLKKEKKYKVPGLGIFTVKKRNARMARNPQTSEMVKVPAKTVVKFRVGKDLKDNVLGAK; encoded by the coding sequence GTGCTGACAAAAACCGAGATGTTAAACAAATTAGTGGAAGTGACTGGAATGAAGAAAAAAGAAGTCCAGGAATTCCTCGACGCTCAGAACACACTGCTTTACAAAGTATTGAAGAAAGAGAAAAAATATAAAGTGCCGGGTCTTGGTATTTTTACAGTTAAAAAACGTAATGCCCGTATGGCTCGCAATCCTCAGACCAGTGAAATGGTTAAGGTTCCTGCAAAGACCGTTGTTAAGTTTAGAGTTGGTAAAGATTTGAAAGACAACGTATTAGGTGCGAAATAA
- a CDS encoding ATP-binding protein, with amino-acid sequence MNRNPFRYGESVTGDFFTDRYREREYLISELSGLKNVIVYGPPQYGKSSLARKALSEMEHRGVITVYVDLERAYSPSRFIEIYLAELLRAAFRQPKELRTFIQELDPAIKQNLPLKLEENDELILDLEEGGDIESIANSVLELAQYTVNYKKRPCVVCFDEVTAGGNLSEKFRRRLREIAAEHEGVGYLLLSLKPAKKEELKAFGYLTLEKIEERYMKAYIKTRFENTGFRIVEGIIDEILEVSGGHPNYTQLVCRQLWNQGHSGKIITNKNLAQAIEAILEVNAEYYSNIWSDLSLHQKNLIAAICQGGGQKIFSQDFVARFGLGSFSTVQKSLNRLLIRQVIDRQGDQYIVQDMFFQRWITRRMI; translated from the coding sequence GTGAATCGCAATCCTTTTCGATATGGCGAATCGGTAACCGGAGATTTTTTTACAGATCGTTATCGTGAGCGGGAATATCTTATTTCAGAATTGTCGGGTTTAAAGAATGTTATCGTCTATGGACCGCCTCAGTATGGCAAGTCGTCCTTGGCGCGCAAGGCGCTCAGTGAAATGGAACATCGCGGTGTGATAACGGTTTATGTTGATTTGGAAAGAGCGTATTCACCGTCCCGCTTTATTGAAATATATTTAGCAGAGTTGTTGCGCGCCGCATTCCGTCAACCCAAAGAGTTGCGAACTTTTATCCAGGAATTGGACCCCGCGATTAAACAGAACTTGCCGTTGAAACTGGAAGAAAATGATGAGTTGATTCTTGATCTGGAAGAGGGCGGGGATATTGAGAGTATTGCCAATTCGGTTTTGGAGCTTGCGCAGTATACGGTGAATTATAAAAAACGTCCCTGTGTGGTTTGTTTTGATGAGGTCACTGCGGGGGGGAATTTGAGTGAGAAGTTTCGGCGTCGTTTACGGGAAATTGCTGCTGAGCATGAGGGTGTGGGATATCTCTTGCTGAGCTTAAAACCCGCTAAAAAAGAGGAATTGAAAGCATTTGGTTACCTGACTCTGGAGAAAATCGAAGAACGGTATATGAAAGCTTACATTAAAACCCGCTTTGAAAATACCGGCTTTAGAATTGTTGAAGGCATCATTGATGAAATTCTGGAAGTGTCAGGCGGACATCCAAATTATACCCAACTGGTATGCCGTCAATTATGGAACCAGGGACATAGCGGCAAGATTATTACCAATAAAAATTTGGCCCAAGCCATTGAGGCGATTTTAGAGGTCAATGCGGAATACTATTCAAATATCTGGTCCGATCTTTCACTTCATCAGAAAAATCTCATTGCCGCCATTTGTCAAGGCGGCGGTCAGAAAATATTTTCGCAGGATTTTGTGGCGCGGTTTGGATTGGGCAGTTTTTCAACAGTGCAAAAATCTTTGAACCGTCTGTTAATCAGGCAGGTGATTGATCGTCAGGGTGATCAGTATATTGTTCAGGATATGTTTTTTCAGCGCTGGATTACCCGCCGTATGATCTAA
- a CDS encoding ribonuclease HII has translation MLDEVNLLDRFALEKQAKQAGHQNVAGIDEAGRGPLAGPVVAACVILPENIQGLEDVRDSKKVSPVKRRNLFMLLHERACDIGVGIVDAQTIDKVNILQATFLAMQRAVNSIANKPDFLLIDGNRMPAWAGNAKTVVSGEDHSLSIAAASIIAKETRDRIMKDYDHLYPSWGFAQHKGYGTAAHITAIREHGICELHRKTFAPILQMDFSQ, from the coding sequence CTGCTGGATGAGGTTAATTTATTAGACCGTTTTGCACTGGAAAAACAGGCAAAACAAGCAGGACATCAGAACGTGGCCGGCATTGATGAAGCCGGCCGCGGTCCTTTGGCCGGCCCGGTTGTGGCGGCTTGCGTGATATTGCCGGAAAATATTCAAGGTCTGGAAGATGTCCGGGATTCAAAAAAAGTATCTCCTGTAAAAAGAAGAAACCTTTTCATGCTGCTCCACGAGCGTGCCTGCGATATTGGTGTCGGTATTGTGGATGCGCAAACTATTGATAAAGTAAATATTTTGCAGGCAACCTTTTTGGCCATGCAGCGGGCCGTCAATAGTATTGCCAACAAACCGGATTTTTTGTTAATCGATGGAAACCGCATGCCCGCCTGGGCCGGAAATGCCAAAACCGTTGTGTCCGGTGAAGACCATTCACTCTCCATTGCTGCGGCATCCATTATTGCCAAAGAGACCCGTGACCGTATTATGAAAGATTATGATCACCTTTATCCGTCTTGGGGATTTGCACAGCACAAAGGCTATGGTACTGCGGCACATATCACAGCCATTCGTGAACATGGGATCTGTGAACTTCACCGCAAAACTTTTGCGCCGATTCTTCAGATGGATTTTTCTCAATAA
- a CDS encoding YraN family protein codes for MKSKGDCGEEQAVLFLEDQGLEIITRNYRCVCGEIDIIARDGETLCFVEVRSRTHADFGTPQATVDKIKQKKIIKTAQLYLQKHHKSGGKITSPLLPACRFDVVALLAGQSPEWFKDAFV; via the coding sequence ATGAAATCAAAAGGTGACTGCGGCGAAGAGCAGGCAGTGCTGTTTCTGGAAGATCAGGGATTGGAAATTATCACACGCAATTATCGCTGTGTTTGCGGAGAAATTGATATTATTGCCCGTGACGGTGAGACCCTCTGTTTTGTTGAGGTGAGAAGCCGTACGCATGCTGATTTTGGCACACCGCAGGCAACTGTCGATAAAATCAAACAAAAAAAAATCATTAAGACCGCACAACTGTATCTTCAGAAACATCATAAAAGCGGGGGAAAGATTACCTCACCCCTATTGCCGGCATGCCGGTTTGATGTTGTTGCGTTGCTTGCAGGTCAATCGCCGGAATGGTTCAAGGATGCCTTTGTATAG
- the trmD gene encoding tRNA (guanosine(37)-N1)-methyltransferase TrmD: MTVNILTLFPELLEASFSQSILKRARMKGLFESRLINIRDFSRNKHRIVDDKPYGGGCGMVMKVEPIARALGKVEKNGGTGSVYLLSPTGRRFDQKMAEQLAQEKKFTLICGRYEGVDQRVEDRLCDGVISIGDYVLTGGEPAAVVVVDAVVRLLPEVLGADDSAAFDSFSDGLLDYPHFTRPAKYRSWKVPEVLFSGNHRKLSAWRREQQLRQTYMHRPDLLENVELNSADLEVIGKLKETKRRRRTGRRSKT; the protein is encoded by the coding sequence TTGACCGTGAATATTCTTACATTGTTTCCGGAACTTTTAGAAGCATCTTTTTCTCAATCAATTTTGAAGCGTGCAAGAATGAAGGGCCTTTTTGAATCACGCCTGATTAATATTCGTGATTTTTCAAGGAATAAACACCGAATTGTTGATGATAAACCCTATGGCGGCGGATGTGGTATGGTGATGAAAGTTGAACCCATCGCACGTGCCTTGGGCAAAGTGGAGAAAAACGGCGGGACCGGGAGTGTCTATCTACTCTCGCCGACCGGCAGACGTTTTGACCAAAAAATGGCGGAACAACTGGCGCAGGAGAAAAAATTCACACTGATTTGTGGTCGTTATGAGGGTGTTGATCAGCGTGTCGAAGACCGGTTGTGTGATGGTGTGATCTCAATTGGTGATTATGTATTGACCGGGGGCGAACCGGCGGCGGTGGTGGTTGTGGATGCCGTGGTGCGGTTGCTTCCGGAAGTTTTAGGCGCGGATGATTCAGCGGCATTTGATTCGTTTTCAGATGGATTGCTGGATTACCCGCATTTTACCCGGCCTGCGAAGTACCGGTCGTGGAAAGTTCCGGAAGTTCTTTTTTCCGGGAATCACAGGAAGCTAAGTGCATGGCGTCGTGAGCAGCAGCTGAGGCAAACATATATGCACCGGCCTGATTTGCTTGAAAATGTTGAATTGAATTCCGCCGATCTCGAGGTTATTGGGAAATTGAAGGAAACCAAAAGACGGCGAAGGACTGGTAGGAGGTCCAAGACATGA
- the rplS gene encoding 50S ribosomal protein L19 codes for MGATIKGIEKEHLRKKRMPGFNPGDVIKVFLKIKEGEKERIQVFEGTVIGRKGAGINETIKVRRIASSVGVERTFLINSPMINEIKVVKRGEVARAKLFYLRGKTGKSAKIKQMRRDKLMQIQAAEQKAIEAEQAASALEAAAQVQAQEAAKQENETKPEEKIEA; via the coding sequence ATTGGAGCAACAATTAAAGGTATTGAAAAAGAGCATTTGAGGAAAAAGCGCATGCCTGGTTTTAATCCGGGAGATGTTATCAAAGTTTTCCTGAAGATTAAAGAAGGTGAGAAAGAACGTATTCAGGTTTTTGAGGGGACCGTGATCGGGCGCAAGGGTGCCGGCATCAATGAAACCATCAAAGTGCGCAGGATTGCTTCGAGTGTCGGCGTGGAACGTACCTTTTTGATTAATTCACCCATGATCAACGAGATTAAAGTTGTCAAACGCGGTGAAGTGGCAAGGGCGAAACTTTTTTATCTACGCGGTAAGACCGGTAAGAGTGCCAAGATTAAACAAATGCGTCGTGACAAACTTATGCAAATCCAGGCGGCGGAACAAAAAGCGATTGAGGCTGAACAAGCAGCATCAGCTCTGGAAGCAGCTGCTCAGGTCCAGGCGCAAGAGGCCGCCAAGCAGGAAAATGAAACAAAACCGGAAGAAAAAATCGAGGCATAA
- a CDS encoding HAD-IIB family hydrolase encodes MKALINKATLEILKHRLEAATRLLLFIDYDSILIPASAVGAPMALEPEDREQLRELSEKNALTLAVVSNRSQQDLKKMVGFSGIYFLANNGMEIAGPDLNVVHGEAKRVRQELTPLIKKLEGDLKALPGVIMDNRIYSLSVNIAKAKPPIQRKTRLLLEQVWTPVMDSFTLYEARHELIMRPRLGWGKNRAVMFIWNKFSSPRRRPFVMYMGADENDEEIFSQMGREGMGIVMGGTARAARSKAGYQLKNRAEVSRFLTWLSQNVSRIKTSGAAH; translated from the coding sequence ATGAAGGCACTTATCAATAAGGCAACTTTGGAAATTCTTAAACACCGTCTGGAAGCAGCCACCCGCTTGTTATTGTTTATTGATTATGACAGTATTTTAATTCCAGCCAGTGCGGTCGGTGCGCCCATGGCGCTCGAACCGGAGGACCGCGAACAATTGCGCGAGCTTTCGGAAAAAAATGCGCTCACGCTGGCGGTTGTCAGCAACCGTTCTCAGCAAGATTTGAAAAAAATGGTTGGTTTTTCCGGGATTTATTTTTTAGCAAATAATGGTATGGAGATAGCGGGACCGGATCTTAATGTGGTCCATGGCGAAGCCAAACGGGTACGTCAGGAATTAACTCCGCTGATAAAAAAATTAGAGGGTGATTTGAAAGCGTTGCCGGGAGTCATCATGGATAACCGGATTTACTCACTCTCGGTGAATATTGCCAAGGCAAAACCACCTATTCAGAGAAAAACCCGGCTGCTCTTAGAACAGGTATGGACGCCGGTGATGGATTCTTTTACACTCTATGAAGCAAGACATGAATTGATTATGCGTCCTCGTCTGGGGTGGGGCAAGAACCGGGCAGTGATGTTTATATGGAATAAATTTTCTTCACCGCGGCGCCGGCCGTTTGTTATGTATATGGGTGCGGATGAAAATGATGAAGAAATTTTTTCTCAAATGGGTCGGGAGGGCATGGGCATTGTCATGGGCGGTACCGCGCGCGCTGCCCGATCCAAGGCGGGTTATCAATTGAAAAACCGGGCGGAGGTCAGCCGTTTCCTGACCTGGCTTTCACAAAACGTTTCCAGGATTAAGACATCCGGTGCGGCGCATTAA
- a CDS encoding ribonuclease H-like domain-containing protein, producing the protein MAGQVKIGYLDIETSYQGSITIVGVYVPGEGTRQLVGSEVTSANVLEIVAEVGVIKTYNGDRFDLPVIKRRLGLDLKSLYRHEDIMFRCWKHRLKGGLKSVERQLGFVRETEGVDGMQAMSLWAAWIEKQDQPALDLLLHYNREDVEFLEKVDQKLSQLDAVAKSVNL; encoded by the coding sequence ATGGCGGGACAGGTGAAAATAGGGTATCTGGATATCGAGACATCCTATCAGGGCAGCATTACCATTGTGGGTGTCTATGTCCCTGGAGAAGGCACCCGGCAGTTGGTTGGCAGTGAAGTGACATCTGCCAATGTTTTGGAAATTGTAGCTGAGGTAGGGGTCATTAAAACCTACAATGGCGACCGGTTTGACTTGCCGGTGATTAAACGCCGCTTGGGTCTGGACTTAAAATCACTCTACCGGCATGAAGATATTATGTTTCGCTGCTGGAAACATCGTTTAAAAGGCGGATTGAAGTCGGTTGAACGGCAATTGGGATTTGTGCGGGAAACCGAGGGTGTGGATGGGATGCAGGCCATGTCCTTGTGGGCTGCCTGGATTGAAAAGCAGGATCAACCGGCACTTGATTTGTTGCTGCATTACAATCGGGAAGATGTTGAATTTTTAGAAAAAGTTGACCAAAAATTAAGTCAACTGGATGCCGTGGCCAAGAGTGTCAATTTGTGA
- a CDS encoding KH domain-containing protein, which yields MKQLIEYIAKSLVDNPDAVHVTEQTSGDGTVLELKVANEDLGRIIGQKGQTVKALRQLLTAAATKTKSKVSLVIQE from the coding sequence GTGAAACAACTGATTGAGTATATCGCAAAATCGTTGGTGGATAATCCTGATGCAGTACACGTAACTGAGCAAACGAGTGGCGACGGGACCGTTTTAGAATTGAAAGTGGCAAATGAGGATCTTGGCAGAATTATTGGTCAAAAAGGCCAGACCGTCAAAGCACTCCGGCAATTATTAACAGCAGCAGCCACTAAAACTAAAAGTAAGGTTTCCTTAGTCATTCAAGAATGA
- a CDS encoding DUF4870 domain-containing protein: MPVKKKVVKKVKLPVQDEKTENTWAMLCHLSTFSGFFIPLGNVVAPLILWSLQKYDYALVDDQGKEALNFQISIVIYFLVSAVLSLILIGLLIMLVLVVFDIIVTIAASISASDGKQYRYPLNLRLIK; this comes from the coding sequence ATGCCTGTGAAGAAAAAAGTCGTAAAAAAAGTTAAGCTGCCGGTGCAGGACGAAAAAACGGAAAATACCTGGGCCATGCTCTGTCATTTAAGTACTTTTTCCGGATTTTTTATTCCCCTGGGGAACGTTGTTGCACCATTGATCCTATGGTCCTTGCAGAAATATGATTATGCCCTGGTGGATGACCAGGGAAAAGAAGCCCTCAACTTTCAGATCAGCATTGTGATCTATTTTTTAGTTTCCGCAGTTTTGTCCTTAATTCTAATTGGATTGCTGATAATGCTGGTTTTGGTTGTTTTTGATATCATTGTTACAATCGCTGCGTCTATTTCTGCGAGTGATGGAAAACAATACCGGTATCCGCTTAATTTGCGGCTTATAAAATAA
- the secA gene encoding preprotein translocase subunit SecA translates to MLNQILTKFFGTKSSRDIKRLMPLVEQINGLEPEMQKLTDEQLRSKTDEFRKRLQADETLDDLLIEVFAVVREASVRSMGMRHFDMQLKGGIVLHEGKISEMKTGEGKTLVATLPVYLNALSGDGVHVITVNDYLAERDSLGTGNFRGMGEIYRFLGMTVGCIKHGLDSQERKAAYACDITYGTNNEFGFDYLRDNMAIHPEERVQRKLNFCIVDEVDSILIDEARTPLIISGPTEESTDKYYRIDKIIPRLSAQTDYTKDEKSRTVVMTEEGVAHAEKLMNVGNLYDSKNVEILHHINQGLKAHVIFVRDRDYVVQDNQVIIVDEFTGRLMPGRRFSEGLHQALEAKENVRIQRENQTLASITFQNYFRIYNKLSGMTGTADTEAEEFNHIYKLDVIVIPTNRPMVRKDRGDQIYRSEREKFEAVALAIKEFNQLGQPVLVGTISIEKNEKLSALLKRKGVPHQVLNAKQHEREAEIIAQAGQKGSVTIATNMAGRGTDIVLGEGVRELGGLHIIGTERHESRRIDNQLRGRAGRQGDPGSSCFYVSLQDDLMRIFGSERVGGMLEKLGLQEGEVIEHPWITKALERAQRTVEGHNFDIRKHLLEYDDVMNKQRTVIYGERTRVLEGADLHEHILGMIDDIHDDALPEMTPEKIYPEEWNWESIHTWGQQYKAVFTWSEEDIPGVNREIVAEEFKKQVLKGFSDQETSFGADVMRQLERALLLQIVDQRWKEHLYDMDKLKEGIGLRAYGQKDPLLEYKREGFNMFADMILQIKQELIQLLLKIQAFQNPDQGPRASMPSRWTESREEIVPTQKSGYQQSDVPGVMPSMPGGPRDMSQAIPAGGMVKTEPIRRQTPKVGRNDPCPCGSGKKYKKCHGQ, encoded by the coding sequence ATGTTAAATCAAATTTTGACTAAATTTTTTGGTACTAAATCGTCGCGGGATATAAAGCGTCTGATGCCATTGGTTGAACAAATCAATGGCCTGGAACCGGAGATGCAGAAATTAACGGATGAACAGCTGAGATCCAAAACCGATGAATTTCGGAAACGGTTACAGGCTGACGAGACCCTGGATGACTTGTTGATAGAGGTTTTTGCGGTTGTACGTGAAGCTTCCGTGCGCAGTATGGGGATGCGCCATTTTGACATGCAGCTGAAAGGCGGCATTGTACTCCACGAGGGGAAAATTTCCGAGATGAAAACCGGGGAAGGAAAAACCCTGGTGGCAACATTGCCGGTTTATCTCAATGCGCTGAGCGGCGATGGCGTTCACGTGATTACGGTGAATGATTATCTGGCGGAACGCGATTCGTTGGGGACGGGTAATTTTCGCGGGATGGGTGAGATTTACCGTTTTTTGGGGATGACAGTTGGATGTATCAAGCACGGACTGGATTCGCAGGAACGCAAGGCTGCCTACGCTTGTGATATCACCTATGGGACCAACAATGAATTTGGATTTGATTACCTGCGGGACAATATGGCCATTCATCCGGAGGAACGTGTTCAACGCAAATTGAATTTTTGTATCGTCGATGAAGTGGATTCGATTTTGATTGATGAAGCGCGGACACCGTTGATTATTTCAGGGCCCACCGAAGAGTCGACGGATAAGTATTACCGGATTGATAAAATTATCCCGCGGTTAAGTGCTCAAACCGATTACACCAAGGATGAGAAATCCCGCACGGTAGTGATGACTGAAGAGGGCGTTGCGCATGCCGAGAAACTTATGAATGTAGGCAACCTTTATGATTCGAAAAATGTAGAAATTCTTCACCATATCAATCAGGGTTTAAAGGCGCATGTTATTTTTGTCCGTGATCGGGATTATGTTGTTCAGGATAATCAGGTTATTATTGTAGATGAATTTACCGGGCGGCTGATGCCGGGCAGGCGTTTCTCGGAAGGATTGCATCAAGCGCTGGAAGCCAAAGAGAATGTCCGTATCCAGCGGGAAAACCAGACGCTGGCTTCGATTACGTTTCAGAATTATTTTAGAATTTATAACAAACTTAGCGGCATGACCGGTACGGCGGATACGGAAGCGGAAGAATTCAATCATATTTATAAATTGGATGTTATTGTGATTCCGACCAATCGTCCTATGGTGCGCAAGGATCGGGGGGACCAGATTTACCGCTCAGAACGTGAAAAGTTTGAGGCGGTCGCTTTGGCGATCAAAGAATTTAATCAACTGGGTCAACCCGTTTTGGTCGGAACGATCTCCATTGAGAAAAACGAAAAACTTTCCGCATTGCTTAAAAGAAAAGGTGTGCCGCACCAAGTTTTAAATGCCAAGCAGCACGAGCGGGAAGCTGAAATTATTGCACAGGCCGGTCAAAAAGGTTCTGTGACCATTGCGACCAACATGGCAGGACGCGGAACGGATATTGTATTGGGTGAAGGTGTCCGTGAATTGGGTGGATTGCATATTATCGGTACGGAGCGGCATGAGAGCCGGCGGATTGACAATCAGCTTCGCGGACGTGCCGGACGGCAAGGTGATCCGGGATCATCCTGTTTTTATGTTTCTTTGCAGGATGATTTAATGAGGATTTTTGGGTCCGAACGGGTGGGAGGGATGTTGGAAAAATTGGGATTGCAGGAAGGTGAGGTTATTGAGCATCCCTGGATCACAAAAGCTTTGGAACGGGCTCAACGGACTGTGGAAGGGCATAATTTTGATATTCGGAAACACTTGTTGGAGTACGATGATGTCATGAATAAGCAGAGGACCGTGATTTATGGCGAAAGGACCCGTGTGCTGGAAGGCGCGGATTTGCATGAACATATCCTGGGCATGATTGATGATATTCACGATGACGCACTGCCTGAAATGACCCCGGAAAAGATCTATCCGGAAGAATGGAACTGGGAATCCATCCATACCTGGGGTCAGCAGTATAAAGCTGTATTCACCTGGAGTGAGGAAGATATCCCCGGTGTTAATCGGGAAATTGTTGCTGAAGAGTTTAAAAAGCAGGTTTTGAAAGGTTTTTCAGATCAGGAAACATCTTTTGGAGCTGACGTGATGCGCCAGTTGGAGCGTGCCTTACTGCTGCAGATTGTGGACCAGCGCTGGAAGGAACACCTTTATGATATGGATAAACTTAAAGAAGGGATTGGACTGAGGGCATACGGGCAAAAAGATCCTCTCCTGGAGTACAAACGCGAGGGTTTTAATATGTTTGCCGACATGATTCTTCAGATTAAGCAGGAATTGATCCAACTTTTGTTGAAGATTCAAGCATTTCAGAATCCGGATCAAGGACCGAGGGCTTCTATGCCTTCACGCTGGACAGAATCCAGGGAAGAAATTGTTCCGACACAAAAATCAGGGTATCAACAATCCGATGTGCCTGGCGTTATGCCGTCAATGCCAGGTGGTCCCCGGGATATGAGTCAGGCTATTCCAGCCGGAGGCATGGTTAAAACTGAACCGATTCGGCGCCAGACACCCAAAGTCGGGAGAAATGATCCCTGTCCTTGTGGTTCCGGGAAAAAATATAAGAAATGCCATGGACAATAG
- the rimM gene encoding ribosome maturation factor RimM (Essential for efficient processing of 16S rRNA) translates to MSPDEEWVMIAKVGAPHGVSGEVKIFSLSDVSGRFENLRCVHWIGKQKKAQRLTVVSSRPCERFIILRFQEIQDRNQAAGLTNGWLALPKVQRGTLSPDNYFIDDIIGLTVEDQQGRVLGNVVDVYQTGSNDVYEIRGSGKKEMMLPARKEIILKIDLEQKKMIVKIPEGY, encoded by the coding sequence GTGTCGCCGGATGAAGAATGGGTGATGATCGCCAAAGTCGGCGCGCCTCATGGTGTGAGTGGCGAGGTTAAAATATTTTCACTCAGCGATGTTTCCGGGCGCTTTGAAAATCTTAGGTGTGTGCACTGGATCGGGAAACAAAAAAAGGCGCAACGACTCACAGTGGTATCCAGCAGACCCTGTGAGCGTTTTATTATACTGAGATTTCAAGAAATTCAGGACCGGAATCAGGCGGCAGGGTTAACCAACGGTTGGTTGGCATTGCCGAAAGTCCAGCGGGGAACACTTTCACCGGATAATTATTTTATTGATGATATCATCGGGCTTACGGTGGAAGATCAACAAGGGCGGGTTCTGGGAAATGTTGTCGATGTTTATCAGACAGGGTCGAATGATGTTTACGAAATCAGAGGCAGCGGGAAAAAAGAAATGATGCTGCCGGCCCGTAAAGAGATTATACTGAAAATTGATCTTGAACAAAAAAAGATGATTGTGAAAATCCCGGAAGGGTATTGA
- the rpsP gene encoding 30S ribosomal protein S16 — translation MATIIKLQRRGAVHRPFWHIVVTDSRKPKGCVEQLGTYDNLKKPIKLTLDEEKAAWWVSRGAKPTDTVHRIFHKQGVLKKAEELAAAEKKA, via the coding sequence ATGGCAACTATTATAAAACTTCAACGCAGAGGAGCAGTTCACAGACCTTTTTGGCATATTGTTGTAACTGATTCCAGAAAACCCAAGGGATGCGTTGAACAACTTGGTACCTATGATAATTTGAAAAAACCAATTAAATTAACGCTGGATGAAGAAAAGGCTGCGTGGTGGGTATCCCGTGGGGCCAAACCAACTGATACGGTGCACAGGATTTTTCATAAGCAAGGTGTTTTGAAAAAGGCTGAAGAATTGGCAGCGGCTGAGAAGAAAGCGTGA